In Mycolicibacterium alvei, a single window of DNA contains:
- a CDS encoding alpha/beta fold hydrolase: MHFSSETSSNGVIERTFTLDDITGVLWSPETSSGGAPLILAGHPGGLDKKAPGHVARAHSSVLTDGFHVVSIDAPGHGDRPRSPADVRLVTAFQQARAEGSPSFGRRLAEYCHSVAERAVPEWQATIDAVQALPEIDARAPIGYSGMTLASAIGIPLAAAEPRITAALFGGVVAHDALLEAAKQVIIPVEFLLPWDDREIPRGFGLELFGAFASEDKVLHAFPGRHHPVPTDRIDTRFFPRHLRRSSTIVAG; encoded by the coding sequence ATGCATTTCAGCTCTGAGACATCGTCGAACGGTGTCATCGAACGCACCTTCACCCTGGACGACATCACCGGTGTGCTCTGGTCACCGGAGACCAGCTCCGGCGGCGCGCCCTTGATCCTGGCCGGTCACCCCGGCGGCCTGGACAAGAAGGCTCCAGGGCACGTAGCGCGGGCCCATTCCTCGGTACTCACGGATGGTTTTCACGTCGTCTCGATTGATGCGCCCGGACATGGCGACCGGCCACGCAGCCCAGCCGATGTTCGCCTGGTCACCGCCTTCCAGCAGGCTCGGGCGGAAGGCAGCCCGTCGTTCGGTCGGCGCCTCGCTGAGTACTGCCACTCGGTGGCCGAACGCGCCGTTCCCGAATGGCAGGCGACGATCGATGCCGTGCAAGCCCTGCCCGAGATCGACGCACGGGCGCCTATCGGCTACTCGGGCATGACGCTCGCGAGCGCGATCGGAATACCGCTGGCCGCGGCCGAGCCTCGGATCACTGCTGCGCTCTTCGGAGGGGTAGTCGCCCACGATGCGCTGCTCGAGGCAGCGAAGCAGGTAATCATCCCGGTCGAGTTCCTCCTCCCGTGGGACGACAGGGAGATCCCGCGCGGATTCGGTCTCGAGTTGTTCGGCGCCTTCGCCTCGGAAGACAAAGTGCTGCATGCCTTCCCGGGCCGGCATCACCCGGTGCCCACGGACCGGATCGACACCCGATTCTTCCCCCGGCATCTCAGACGCTCGTCGACCATAGTGGCGGGCTGA
- a CDS encoding LGFP repeat-containing protein — MTTSAYRNAAVVGLAAVALIAAGCSNGASVDTAVPPQVELIVTSATEAPAPPHEVTLMGERDVEVTLTGPIAAKYSSATEDQRDALGKPLTGDRNAGARESGVLFQQFQGGVITAKNDEAGTPAYISWGKIREAWNVPRDQEGVPAVTGDNGSVGPLGAPTSDENADGDLLVETFEHGKVTYNTKTRQVEVTVNGKVVPSGL; from the coding sequence ATGACGACGAGCGCATATCGCAACGCGGCAGTGGTCGGCCTGGCGGCCGTTGCATTGATCGCTGCGGGCTGCAGCAATGGCGCGAGTGTCGACACAGCTGTGCCGCCCCAGGTCGAGTTGATCGTCACCTCCGCGACTGAAGCTCCTGCGCCACCCCACGAGGTGACGCTCATGGGGGAACGAGATGTCGAGGTGACGCTGACCGGTCCGATCGCTGCCAAGTACTCGTCGGCAACGGAGGATCAGCGGGATGCTCTCGGTAAGCCACTGACAGGTGACCGCAACGCCGGAGCACGCGAGAGCGGTGTGCTGTTCCAGCAGTTCCAGGGGGGCGTGATCACCGCCAAGAACGACGAGGCCGGCACACCTGCATATATCTCCTGGGGCAAGATCCGGGAGGCCTGGAATGTCCCACGCGACCAGGAAGGCGTGCCTGCGGTGACCGGCGATAACGGCTCGGTGGGTCCGCTGGGCGCCCCCACCAGTGACGAGAACGCCGACGGAGATCTGCTCGTGGAGACGTTCGAGCACGGCAAGGTCACGTACAACACCAAGACCCGTCAGGTCGAGGTGACGGTCAACGGCAAGGTCGTACCCTCCGGGCTGTAA
- a CDS encoding IclR family transcriptional regulator produces the protein MAVKGSSTAARVLTVFEAVAANEPVGVAALARMLEIDKSAVQRALVTLSDQGWIQAREEQMTRWETTPRILNIAHSSHAKADLRHNIQLALEQLAMQTGETAIFNEPDGAQLVVSQVAESRQELRMVPRIGAVVPARDSATGRILLPFLSIERQTELLGAPPDAEFLGLLDACRARGYAASSEVDAPSMTIAAPVFKVDGRPIGVVAISGPAERMSPDSHSRLAELVCQTANLLSHNVPQPARS, from the coding sequence ATGGCCGTCAAGGGCAGTTCCACGGCTGCGCGAGTACTGACCGTGTTCGAAGCGGTGGCCGCCAATGAGCCTGTCGGTGTCGCAGCGCTGGCGCGGATGCTGGAAATCGACAAAAGTGCGGTGCAGCGCGCACTCGTGACGCTCTCGGATCAGGGGTGGATTCAGGCCCGCGAGGAGCAGATGACGCGGTGGGAGACGACCCCGCGCATCCTCAACATCGCCCATAGCTCGCACGCCAAGGCTGACCTGCGTCACAACATCCAGTTGGCGCTCGAGCAGCTCGCCATGCAGACCGGCGAGACCGCGATCTTCAACGAACCGGACGGCGCCCAGCTCGTGGTGTCACAGGTGGCGGAGAGTCGGCAGGAACTGCGGATGGTGCCGCGCATCGGTGCCGTCGTGCCCGCGCGCGACAGCGCCACCGGCCGTATTCTGTTGCCTTTCTTGAGTATTGAACGGCAGACCGAACTTCTCGGCGCACCGCCCGATGCGGAGTTCCTGGGCCTCCTCGACGCGTGCCGCGCGCGTGGGTATGCCGCCAGCAGCGAGGTGGACGCACCCTCCATGACCATCGCCGCACCGGTGTTCAAGGTCGACGGTCGCCCGATCGGCGTGGTGGCGATCAGCGGACCGGCCGAACGGATGTCACCGGACAGTCACTCCCGCCTGGCTGAGCTGGTGTGCCAGACAGCGAATCTGCTCTCGCACAACGTTCCACAGCCGGCCAGGTCGTAG
- a CDS encoding class I SAM-dependent methyltransferase produces MAPTDAQRAKWNRYWDKKSASYDREMGFFDRHLFGDSRQWVCSQATGTVLEVAVGTGLNLGFYPDDIQLTGIDWSRPMLDLAEQRAAELGRTPTLRQADAHHLPFDDASFDTVVCTFGLCAIPDHTQALTEMTRVLRPGGKLLLVDHIRSSAAPVRVFQRALELFTVRLGGEHFLRRPLDHLRAVNVLDVERVERFKLGLIERVVAHKPATS; encoded by the coding sequence ATGGCGCCGACCGATGCCCAACGAGCCAAGTGGAACCGGTACTGGGACAAGAAATCCGCCAGCTACGACCGGGAGATGGGGTTCTTCGACCGCCACCTGTTCGGGGACTCGCGCCAGTGGGTATGCAGTCAGGCCACCGGCACCGTTCTCGAAGTCGCCGTCGGCACGGGACTCAACCTCGGCTTCTATCCCGACGACATCCAGCTGACGGGGATCGACTGGAGCAGGCCGATGCTGGATCTGGCCGAGCAACGTGCCGCCGAGCTCGGCCGCACCCCCACCCTGCGGCAGGCGGACGCCCACCATCTACCGTTCGATGACGCCAGCTTCGACACCGTCGTCTGCACCTTCGGACTCTGCGCCATTCCCGACCACACCCAGGCCCTCACGGAGATGACCCGCGTCCTGCGGCCCGGCGGAAAGCTCCTTCTGGTCGATCACATCCGAAGCAGTGCAGCGCCGGTGCGGGTGTTCCAGCGGGCCTTGGAGCTGTTCACCGTCCGGCTTGGCGGAGAACATTTCCTCCGCCGCCCTCTGGACCACCTTCGCGCCGTCAACGTCCTCGACGTCGAGCGCGTCGAGCGCTTCAAATTGGGCCTCATCGAGCGTGTCGTCGCCCACAAGCCCGCGACCAGCTGA
- a CDS encoding GNAT family N-acetyltransferase, whose protein sequence is MWTTRVEQPQDVGRIHAVNAAAFPTALEANLVDALREDPTAWIDGLSIVSCDVNGEIVGYALLTRCTVDGHPALALGPCAVLPDLQRSGAGSAAIRAGLERARQLGENLVVVLGHADYYPRFGFGPASRLGITAPFEAPDGNFLTLTLDPEAAAPRGEIAYAKAFGI, encoded by the coding sequence ATGTGGACTACCCGAGTTGAACAGCCACAGGATGTCGGCCGCATCCACGCGGTGAACGCGGCCGCGTTCCCCACGGCGCTGGAAGCGAACCTCGTCGATGCGCTCCGAGAAGACCCGACCGCATGGATAGACGGACTGTCCATCGTCAGCTGCGACGTGAACGGTGAAATTGTCGGATATGCGTTGCTCACGCGATGCACCGTCGACGGTCATCCCGCCCTCGCACTCGGGCCCTGCGCGGTCCTGCCCGACCTCCAGCGAAGTGGGGCCGGGTCAGCAGCGATTCGCGCAGGGCTTGAGCGCGCGCGCCAACTGGGGGAGAACCTCGTTGTCGTGCTGGGGCACGCTGACTACTACCCGCGATTCGGGTTCGGCCCGGCATCGCGCCTCGGTATCACTGCGCCGTTTGAAGCGCCGGACGGCAACTTCCTGACCCTGACCCTGGATCCTGAAGCGGCGGCACCCCGCGGTGAGATTGCATATGCGAAAGCCTTCGGCATCTGA
- a CDS encoding alpha/beta fold hydrolase, with product MGATTARGGYLPINGLNLYHEVYGTLGGPTPPLLLIPGAFMATDSMQTWAEAFSRERAVIVFDQQGHGRTPDAPRSMSYEQFADDAAALLHALQVDRADVMGYSQGGGVALQLAIRHPALVAKLVSMSATFDRDGWYPSVFEGIGGLTAAVFAGTPVERSFREHTLDPAGFDAYVEKMKVLNINDQRISDEQMRAISSPTMVTTADRLGFIRVETFQQFDTGKDLASAQRRTFQRQ from the coding sequence ATGGGCGCGACGACTGCGCGAGGTGGCTACCTGCCGATCAACGGGTTGAACCTCTATCACGAGGTGTACGGCACGCTCGGGGGCCCGACGCCGCCGTTGCTGTTGATTCCGGGTGCATTCATGGCCACGGACTCGATGCAGACCTGGGCGGAGGCTTTTTCGCGTGAGCGGGCCGTGATCGTGTTCGACCAACAGGGTCACGGCCGAACTCCGGATGCACCACGGTCGATGTCCTACGAGCAGTTCGCTGACGATGCGGCGGCGTTGCTGCACGCGTTGCAGGTGGATCGTGCTGATGTGATGGGTTATTCGCAGGGCGGCGGTGTCGCGCTGCAACTCGCGATCCGTCACCCGGCGCTGGTGGCAAAACTGGTGTCGATGTCGGCCACGTTCGACCGGGACGGCTGGTACCCGTCGGTGTTCGAGGGGATCGGCGGCCTCACCGCCGCCGTGTTCGCCGGGACGCCCGTCGAGCGATCGTTCCGCGAGCACACGCTGGACCCTGCGGGGTTCGACGCCTACGTCGAGAAGATGAAGGTCCTGAACATCAACGATCAGCGCATCTCTGACGAGCAGATGCGTGCGATCTCCTCGCCGACGATGGTCACCACCGCCGACCGGCTCGGGTTTATCCGTGTGGAAACCTTCCAGCAATTCGACACCGGGAAGGACCTGGCCAGCGCTCAGCGGAGGACATTCCAGCGGCAGTAG
- a CDS encoding ArsR/SmtB family transcription factor, whose translation MEILPQVAVLARFGHALSDQTRSKILLALKDAPGYPADLAEAAGVSRQSMSNHLACLRGCGLVVAVPEGRRTRYELADPKLAHALNDLLHVVLTADASLCSKAASDGCC comes from the coding sequence ATGGAGATATTGCCCCAGGTCGCAGTGCTTGCCCGATTCGGTCACGCCCTCTCGGACCAGACCCGGTCCAAGATCCTGCTGGCACTGAAAGATGCCCCGGGGTATCCGGCCGACCTTGCCGAAGCGGCGGGGGTGTCACGGCAGAGCATGTCCAATCACCTTGCCTGCCTGCGCGGTTGCGGGCTGGTTGTAGCGGTCCCGGAAGGTCGGCGTACCCGGTACGAACTTGCCGACCCCAAGCTCGCCCACGCATTGAACGATCTACTGCATGTGGTGCTGACTGCCGACGCCTCACTCTGCTCCAAGGCGGCATCCGACGGGTGCTGTTGA
- a CDS encoding DinB family protein gives MIATACGLTEADARRHLVTSLTTPISLIKHAAAAERIWFQRFWAGLDESECDGYSRRDEGTFAVADEESLPDVIAEFERASQRSRDIASRFDLDATIDIPAEGTVSMRWTLLAMIEEFARHAGHGDILREQIDEPHSG, from the coding sequence GTGATCGCGACCGCGTGTGGGCTGACCGAGGCCGACGCGCGCCGGCACCTCGTGACATCGCTGACGACGCCGATCTCGTTGATCAAGCATGCTGCCGCCGCTGAAAGAATTTGGTTCCAACGGTTCTGGGCCGGTCTCGACGAATCCGAATGCGACGGATACTCGAGGCGGGATGAGGGCACGTTCGCTGTCGCCGACGAGGAGTCACTCCCCGACGTGATCGCCGAGTTCGAGCGCGCCAGTCAACGATCTCGCGACATCGCCTCGCGCTTCGACCTCGACGCCACGATAGACATCCCTGCCGAGGGAACCGTGAGCATGCGGTGGACCCTGCTCGCCATGATCGAAGAGTTCGCGAGGCATGCCGGGCACGGCGACATCCTTCGCGAACAAATCGATGAGCCCCACTCTGGATAG
- a CDS encoding nucleotidyl cyclase domain-containing protein produces the protein MRRPHADPAPQPPAGVPEGSGSLPSERPFPGPASPLARGGRSYTHCAVGFIDTLGAKNFAGSDTFLNALAYMVDLQRKVAQAQPGDAVRTVYFSDNIGASIPLAGLDAAGAKRAVCQLLRLLAGIQLYYLRDFGILCRGGAAVGDCFHSHDMIFGPALVEAYRLEGSAVSPRIAISDEVAALAGEDVVALLPAEPLVENGRTVGAARAIDFMRAECPTPPARTQYLEQLSAVITAGLRQSGATARSKWDWTATQLATLDAASSAD, from the coding sequence GTGCGCCGGCCGCACGCCGATCCCGCACCGCAGCCGCCCGCCGGCGTGCCTGAGGGCAGCGGGTCGCTGCCCTCAGAACGACCGTTCCCAGGACCGGCAAGCCCGTTGGCCCGCGGCGGGCGCAGCTATACGCATTGCGCGGTCGGGTTCATCGACACTCTCGGCGCCAAGAATTTCGCCGGCAGCGACACGTTTCTCAACGCGTTGGCCTACATGGTCGACCTGCAGCGCAAGGTGGCACAGGCCCAACCGGGCGACGCCGTGCGAACCGTCTATTTCTCCGACAACATCGGCGCGTCGATTCCGTTGGCGGGCCTCGACGCCGCCGGCGCCAAACGGGCGGTCTGCCAGCTACTGCGCCTGTTGGCCGGCATTCAGCTCTACTATCTGCGCGACTTCGGAATCCTGTGCCGCGGCGGGGCAGCCGTCGGTGACTGCTTCCACAGCCACGACATGATCTTCGGCCCCGCACTCGTCGAGGCCTACCGACTCGAAGGCAGCGCGGTGAGCCCGCGCATCGCGATCTCCGACGAGGTGGCAGCGCTCGCCGGTGAGGACGTGGTGGCATTGCTACCGGCCGAGCCGCTCGTGGAAAACGGTAGAACCGTCGGTGCGGCCAGGGCAATCGACTTCATGCGTGCGGAATGCCCTACCCCGCCGGCTCGCACGCAGTATCTGGAGCAGTTGAGCGCCGTCATCACCGCCGGGTTGCGCCAGTCCGGCGCCACGGCGCGCAGCAAGTGGGATTGGACCGCAACGCAACTCGCCACACTTGACGCCGCAAGCTCCGCAGACTGA
- a CDS encoding hemerythrin domain-containing protein → MPVNALDMLLVHRVFRRELGELAWLIDSVQPGDNSRARIVGRHLKLMTDALRHHHMAEDELVWPIVSARALDRRSDIERMEGQHGQIATVLDEVQADRVAWTKFVQRSTTERLRGSFAQLSEQVLAHLDDEERDALPVIVQHLTPEEWGAAVKRGASFLTTHPRLGTVLGGLVLDYASPEDRRSFLAGVPLPQRVLVKSLGSRSLSAYRKKLYAVQS, encoded by the coding sequence ATGCCGGTCAACGCCTTGGACATGTTGCTCGTCCACCGCGTGTTTCGCCGCGAACTCGGTGAGCTGGCGTGGCTGATCGACAGCGTGCAGCCCGGCGACAACTCGCGTGCGCGCATTGTCGGTCGCCATCTGAAATTGATGACCGATGCGCTGCGTCACCACCACATGGCCGAAGATGAGCTCGTCTGGCCGATCGTGTCGGCAAGGGCGCTGGATCGGAGATCCGACATCGAACGGATGGAAGGTCAACACGGGCAGATCGCAACGGTGCTCGATGAGGTGCAGGCTGACCGCGTGGCATGGACGAAGTTTGTACAACGATCGACCACTGAACGGCTACGGGGGTCGTTCGCCCAGCTGTCCGAACAGGTGTTGGCCCACCTCGATGACGAGGAACGCGACGCATTACCGGTTATCGTCCAGCACTTGACCCCCGAGGAGTGGGGAGCCGCGGTCAAGAGGGGAGCGTCGTTCCTGACCACACATCCACGATTGGGCACCGTACTCGGCGGTCTGGTGCTGGACTACGCTTCCCCCGAAGATCGCCGCTCGTTCCTGGCGGGAGTACCTCTGCCGCAACGGGTTTTGGTGAAATCGCTGGGCTCGCGCTCGTTGTCGGCGTACCGGAAGAAGTTATACGCCGTGCAGAGCTAG
- a CDS encoding S1C family serine protease has protein sequence MVAGTAAVAMATGAVAAVAVIDQSGKPTTIAQAPVADHARTPSPATGSAPIQPKGSAPAGSVEQVSTKVLPSVVKLQIVTGQGREEGSGIVLSEDGLILTNNHVVAAAARGVDRQGPLAAEGSPGGQFPGLPRGLFPGGDEYSPDGPSARTSGRTGGAMQATVTMSDGRTVPFSVVGTDPDDDIAVVKAQNVSGLTPIMIGSSKDLKVGQNVVAVGSPLGLQGTVTTGIISSLNRPVSTGDERSGQHSVMSAIQTDAAINPGNSGGALVDMNGDLIGVNSAIASLGGGQGSGGGQAGSIGLGFAIPVDQAKRIADELVSTGTVRHASLGVQLSGDDSHGAAVAGVVAGGPAAEAGLPDGAVITKVDDQVIDGPDALVAAVRSKAPGDTVTLAYEDPSGASRTVEVTLGQVQA, from the coding sequence TTGGTCGCCGGTACTGCCGCGGTGGCCATGGCTACCGGCGCAGTTGCAGCGGTCGCAGTGATCGACCAGTCCGGAAAGCCCACGACCATCGCCCAGGCGCCGGTCGCTGACCACGCCCGTACCCCGTCGCCGGCCACCGGATCCGCCCCGATCCAGCCGAAGGGATCCGCACCGGCCGGATCGGTGGAACAGGTATCGACCAAAGTGCTTCCCAGTGTGGTGAAGCTGCAGATCGTCACCGGGCAGGGGCGTGAGGAGGGATCCGGAATCGTCCTCAGCGAGGACGGTCTGATCCTCACCAACAACCACGTCGTGGCGGCTGCCGCCCGCGGCGTGGACAGGCAGGGGCCGCTGGCCGCCGAGGGCTCACCCGGTGGACAGTTCCCCGGATTGCCACGCGGCCTGTTCCCCGGTGGCGACGAGTATTCGCCGGACGGACCGTCGGCCAGGACGTCTGGCCGGACTGGGGGTGCGATGCAGGCGACCGTGACGATGTCCGACGGGCGCACGGTGCCGTTCAGCGTCGTCGGCACCGACCCCGACGACGACATCGCGGTGGTGAAAGCGCAGAACGTGTCCGGGTTGACACCGATCATGATCGGTTCCTCGAAGGACCTGAAGGTGGGGCAGAACGTCGTCGCGGTGGGCTCACCGTTGGGCCTGCAGGGGACGGTGACCACCGGCATCATCAGCTCTCTGAACCGTCCGGTCTCAACCGGCGACGAGCGGAGTGGCCAGCATTCGGTGATGAGCGCCATTCAGACCGACGCCGCGATCAACCCGGGCAACTCCGGCGGCGCACTGGTCGACATGAACGGCGACCTGATCGGGGTGAACTCGGCGATCGCCTCGCTGGGCGGCGGGCAGGGCTCGGGCGGCGGGCAGGCCGGTTCGATCGGTCTGGGCTTCGCGATCCCGGTGGATCAGGCCAAAAGGATTGCCGACGAGCTGGTCTCGACCGGAACCGTCCGGCACGCTTCGCTGGGAGTCCAACTCTCCGGAGACGATTCGCACGGCGCGGCGGTCGCCGGCGTGGTCGCCGGGGGCCCGGCAGCCGAGGCAGGTCTGCCCGACGGCGCGGTGATCACCAAGGTCGACGATCAGGTGATCGACGGTCCGGATGCGCTGGTCGCTGCCGTGCGATCCAAGGCGCCGGGCGACACCGTGACGCTGGCCTACGAGGATCCGTCGGGCGCTTCGCGCACTGTCGAGGTCACGCTGGGGCAGGTCCAGGCGTAA
- a CDS encoding cellulose-binding domain-containing protein produces the protein MAGLDKFVKRWRTVLHVIMSALIVATPGLVIAPVAQAAAPAARLWVSSTWQTGFIGHFTITNPSTVPLSDWKLEFDLPMGESVSHTWSSTLTRYGTHYVLTPANWNRIIAPGGTATGGLRGVLSGSYVPPLNCVLNGQYRCI, from the coding sequence ATGGCGGGATTGGACAAATTCGTGAAGCGCTGGCGCACAGTGCTTCACGTAATCATGTCGGCGTTGATAGTGGCCACCCCCGGACTCGTCATCGCCCCGGTAGCGCAGGCGGCTGCACCTGCGGCGAGGTTGTGGGTGTCATCGACATGGCAAACCGGCTTCATCGGCCACTTCACCATCACAAACCCGAGCACGGTGCCGCTATCCGATTGGAAGCTTGAATTCGACTTGCCGATGGGTGAATCCGTCTCGCACACCTGGAGTAGCACCCTCACGCGGTACGGCACGCACTATGTGCTCACGCCCGCGAACTGGAACCGCATCATCGCGCCCGGTGGAACCGCGACGGGTGGCCTGCGAGGTGTGCTGTCCGGGTCGTACGTGCCACCGTTGAATTGTGTGCTCAACGGGCAATATCGGTGTATCTAG
- a CDS encoding MBL fold metallo-hydrolase — protein MSVDNIAQAGSPVDELVPSRYAVQVGDIDVLVISDGVLPITASTLATNVEPTELAGWLGDNFLPPEVVDWPLNIVVVRSGAQTILVDAGLGLEFPDFPRAGQTVQRLEAAGVDLGSVTDVVLTHMHMDHVGGLITEGVKERLRPDLRVHAAAAEAEFWESPDFSRTVMPQPIPDVLRRVASQFLDDYRGQLRTFETEYEVAPGVLISRTGGHTPGHSVVRLASGGEKLTFAGDAVFAPGFDNPEWQNGFEHDPEEAARVRVELLRELAATGESLVATHLPFPSVCHVATAGDVFRCVPAGWDY, from the coding sequence ATGAGCGTGGACAACATCGCACAGGCCGGAAGTCCGGTCGACGAGTTGGTTCCGTCGCGCTATGCAGTGCAGGTCGGCGACATCGACGTTCTGGTGATCAGCGACGGCGTGCTGCCGATAACCGCCTCGACGTTGGCCACCAACGTCGAGCCGACCGAACTGGCGGGCTGGCTTGGCGACAATTTCCTGCCGCCCGAGGTAGTCGACTGGCCGCTGAACATCGTGGTGGTCCGTAGCGGCGCTCAGACCATCCTCGTCGACGCCGGGCTGGGACTGGAGTTCCCGGACTTTCCCCGGGCCGGTCAAACGGTCCAGCGACTCGAAGCCGCTGGTGTCGATCTCGGTTCCGTGACCGATGTGGTGCTCACTCACATGCACATGGACCATGTGGGTGGCCTGATCACCGAAGGGGTGAAGGAACGACTGCGACCGGACCTGCGGGTCCACGCGGCGGCGGCCGAAGCTGAGTTCTGGGAGTCGCCCGATTTCTCCCGCACCGTCATGCCGCAGCCGATACCGGATGTCCTTCGGAGGGTCGCCTCGCAGTTCTTGGATGACTACCGAGGCCAGCTACGGACGTTTGAGACGGAATATGAGGTGGCGCCGGGCGTACTCATCAGCCGTACCGGCGGCCACACCCCCGGGCACAGCGTGGTCCGTCTGGCGTCTGGCGGCGAGAAGCTGACCTTCGCCGGCGACGCCGTGTTCGCACCCGGATTCGATAACCCCGAGTGGCAGAACGGATTCGAACACGACCCCGAGGAAGCGGCCCGCGTCCGCGTCGAGCTTCTACGCGAGCTGGCAGCGACGGGAGAATCGCTGGTGGCCACCCACCTGCCGTTCCCGTCCGTCTGCCACGTGGCGACCGCCGGCGACGTCTTCCGGTGTGTACCTGCCGGCTGGGATTACTGA
- a CDS encoding transglycosylase family protein, whose translation MRVPKVVTVFGFFGAIALAQTLLAVPNAGAEPNWDAMAQCESGGNWAADTGNGYYGGLQFAPATWSSHGGSGSPAAASREEQIRVARNVLQTQGLGAWPVCGGPMGQASGTCRQVMVWIPLGNLPRLCTLVLNPLS comes from the coding sequence ATGCGCGTGCCCAAGGTCGTCACCGTATTCGGGTTTTTCGGTGCGATCGCCCTGGCTCAGACCCTCCTTGCGGTCCCGAACGCTGGTGCCGAACCCAACTGGGACGCCATGGCTCAATGCGAATCGGGTGGAAACTGGGCGGCTGACACCGGCAACGGCTACTACGGAGGGTTGCAGTTCGCCCCGGCCACGTGGTCCTCCCACGGCGGATCGGGATCGCCGGCCGCAGCGAGTCGCGAGGAGCAGATCCGCGTGGCGCGCAATGTGCTGCAGACCCAGGGTCTCGGTGCCTGGCCGGTCTGCGGCGGGCCGATGGGCCAGGCCTCAGGGACCTGCCGCCAGGTGATGGTCTGGATTCCCCTGGGGAACCTGCCGCGGCTGTGCACCTTGGTGCTCAATCCGCTGTCCTGA
- a CDS encoding methyltransferase family protein, whose protein sequence is MAVTALILYLIFAALGFGWRSWVQYRRTGSTGFRGINGRPGSLEWLAGVGFVVSIVVGVAAPVLQHLGFTAPIALLQAPWIQSVGTVLAVTGIGATVYAQLDMGESWRIGVDPSETTTLVRSGVFGFVRNPIFTAMLVFAGGVALMTPNPVALLAFVVLSTTIELQVRVVEEPYLLQTHGQAYRDYCVAVGRFLPGVGRSDFSQR, encoded by the coding sequence ATGGCCGTAACCGCACTGATTCTCTACCTGATTTTCGCGGCGCTGGGGTTCGGTTGGCGCAGTTGGGTTCAGTACCGACGAACCGGGTCGACCGGATTTCGTGGTATCAACGGCAGGCCCGGCTCGTTGGAATGGCTGGCCGGTGTCGGATTCGTCGTGTCAATCGTTGTCGGTGTGGCCGCGCCGGTGCTCCAACATCTCGGGTTCACAGCACCCATCGCCCTGCTACAGGCGCCATGGATCCAGTCAGTGGGTACGGTGCTGGCCGTAACCGGAATCGGCGCCACCGTCTACGCACAACTGGATATGGGCGAATCGTGGCGAATCGGGGTCGATCCCAGTGAGACAACAACGTTGGTACGCAGCGGAGTCTTCGGATTCGTTCGCAACCCGATCTTCACCGCCATGCTCGTCTTCGCCGGCGGTGTCGCACTCATGACGCCGAATCCGGTCGCACTCCTGGCCTTCGTCGTGTTGTCTACCACGATCGAACTTCAGGTCCGGGTCGTCGAAGAGCCCTACCTGTTGCAGACCCACGGTCAGGCTTATCGTGACTATTGCGTTGCTGTCGGACGATTCCTGCCCGGTGTGGGACGCAGCGACTTTTCCCAGCGATAA